From the genome of Gammaproteobacteria bacterium, one region includes:
- the fliS gene encoding flagellar export chaperone FliS, with product MNPVNAQNALKQYGKMSAKLDATEVSSHRLIQMLMEGALDKIAIAKGHMTRKEIKEKGSYISWSISIIEGLRASLDFEKGGEIAANLEALYDYMQRRLVEANLQNDVAMLDEVAGLLKNIKTAWDEVGQAQSGKPTDNPVATE from the coding sequence ATGAATCCTGTAAATGCGCAAAATGCGCTCAAACAGTACGGCAAGATGAGCGCCAAGCTGGATGCTACAGAAGTTAGCTCTCATCGTTTGATCCAAATGCTCATGGAGGGTGCTCTGGATAAGATCGCCATTGCCAAGGGACATATGACGCGCAAAGAAATCAAGGAAAAAGGCAGTTATATTAGCTGGTCTATTTCCATCATCGAAGGCTTGCGCGCCAGTTTGGACTTTGAAAAAGGTGGCGAGATAGCAGCTAATCTTGAAGCGCTGTATGACTATATGCAGCGACGCCTGGTTGAGGCCAATTTGCAAAACGATGTTGCCATGCTGGATGAAGTGGCAGGGTTGTTGAAAAATATTAAAACGGCCTGGGATGAAGTCGGACAGGCGCAAAGCGGCAAGCCGACTGATAATCCTGTGGCGACAGAGTAA
- a CDS encoding flagellar protein FliT, translating into MNDDKLVCVYCDVMQQVLVLTQSMLEHATQDEWDKVALLEIERVTLLQNHGDLPSEPETISHAADLVSQIQATNLLIVDLGNKQIKSLSAQSQDIGRGRQAVAAYGR; encoded by the coding sequence ATGAATGATGACAAGCTAGTGTGCGTGTATTGTGATGTCATGCAGCAGGTGCTGGTGTTGACACAATCCATGCTTGAGCATGCAACGCAGGATGAGTGGGACAAAGTTGCCTTGCTTGAGATTGAACGCGTAACGCTGTTGCAAAATCACGGTGATCTACCCTCCGAACCTGAAACAATATCTCATGCGGCGGATTTGGTTAGCCAGATACAGGCTACAAATTTGCTGATTGTCGATTTGGGTAATAAACAAATCAAATCGCTGTCGGCGCAAAGTCAAGACATTGGTCGTGGTCGCCAGGCCGTGGCTGCCTACGGTCGTTAA